A stretch of Roseofilum reptotaenium CS-1145 DNA encodes these proteins:
- the tsf gene encoding translation elongation factor Ts, with protein sequence MAEISAKLVKELREKTGAGMMDCKKALTENDGDLEKASEWLRKKGIASAGKKSSRVAAEGLVDSYIHTGGRIGVLVEVNCETDFVARGEAFQTLVRNIAMQIAACPNVEYVSIDQIPAQIVEKEKAIEMERDDLAKKPDNIKEKIVAGRIEKRLKELTLLDQAYVKDQAKTVGELVTETIAQLGENIQVRRFARFVLGEGIEKEESNFAEEVAAQASGK encoded by the coding sequence ATGGCAGAAATTTCAGCAAAACTGGTTAAAGAGCTACGGGAAAAAACGGGCGCTGGCATGATGGATTGCAAAAAAGCGCTCACAGAAAACGATGGCGACCTGGAAAAAGCCTCAGAATGGCTGCGGAAAAAAGGGATTGCTTCGGCTGGGAAAAAGTCCTCTCGTGTTGCAGCAGAGGGTTTAGTGGATAGCTACATCCATACGGGTGGTCGAATTGGAGTTTTGGTAGAAGTCAACTGCGAAACCGATTTTGTGGCTCGTGGGGAAGCTTTCCAAACCCTGGTGCGAAATATTGCGATGCAAATCGCCGCGTGTCCGAATGTTGAGTATGTCAGCATAGACCAAATTCCGGCGCAGATCGTCGAGAAAGAAAAAGCGATTGAGATGGAACGGGATGATTTAGCCAAGAAACCCGATAACATCAAGGAAAAAATCGTTGCTGGACGGATTGAAAAACGCCTGAAAGAGTTAACCTTACTGGATCAAGCTTATGTTAAAGACCAAGCCAAGACGGTTGGTGAATTGGTGACTGAGACGATCGCCCAGTTAGGTGAAAATATTCAGGTGCGTCGCTTCGCTCGCTTTGTTTTGGGTGAAGGCATTGAGAAGGAAGAGAGCAACTTTGCTGAAGAAGTAGCTGCTCAAGCCAGTGGTAAATAA
- the rpsB gene encoding 30S ribosomal protein S2, producing MPVVSLAQLLESGVHFGHQTRRWNPKMSQYIYTSRNGVHIIDLVQTAQKIEEAYRYMRTMSEQGRKVLFVGTKRQAAGIIAQEASRCGAYYINQRWLGGMLTNWATIKNRVERLKELERLENSGALDLRPKKEASVLRREMGKLQKYLGGIKTMRKVPDIVVVIDQRREYNAVQECIKLNIPIVALLDTNCNPDPVDYPIPANDDAIRSIKLIVGKLADAIYEGHHGEVYVDDQEDTDYPDAEEDFDDEDFDEDGEEEEEESNES from the coding sequence ATGCCCGTTGTTTCACTCGCTCAGTTATTAGAATCTGGAGTTCATTTCGGACACCAAACCCGTCGCTGGAATCCCAAGATGTCCCAGTACATCTACACTTCGCGCAACGGGGTACACATCATCGATCTGGTACAAACCGCCCAGAAAATCGAAGAAGCCTATCGGTACATGCGTACCATGTCTGAACAAGGCAGAAAAGTTTTGTTTGTGGGAACCAAACGGCAAGCAGCCGGAATTATTGCCCAAGAAGCCTCTCGCTGTGGTGCATACTATATTAATCAGCGCTGGTTAGGTGGAATGCTCACCAACTGGGCAACCATTAAAAACCGGGTAGAACGCTTAAAAGAACTCGAACGCCTCGAAAATAGTGGTGCGTTGGATTTGCGCCCGAAAAAAGAAGCGTCCGTATTACGTCGGGAAATGGGTAAACTACAAAAATATCTCGGCGGCATTAAAACGATGCGTAAAGTGCCCGATATCGTAGTAGTGATTGACCAACGGCGCGAGTATAACGCTGTTCAGGAGTGCATTAAACTCAATATCCCGATTGTAGCCCTTCTAGATACGAACTGCAATCCCGATCCAGTTGATTATCCGATTCCCGCCAACGATGATGCGATTCGCTCGATTAAGCTAATTGTGGGTAAACTGGCAGATGCCATTTATGAAGGTCATCATGGCGAAGTTTATGTAGATGACCAAGAGGATACGGATTATCCAGATGCTGAAGAAGACTTCGATGATGAAGACTTTGATGAGGATGGAGAAGAAGAGGAGGAGGAGAGTAACGAAAGCTAG
- a CDS encoding NUDIX hydrolase gives MQQLQSDQTWKLLKPLVRISSQWMTLIGEQLEDHQGQVLDYWRVEKADSVVIVTIQGDRVILPVPQYRPGVQGITLDFPGGRVPNEGKPLEVVPHILDRELGIGEGDILQIQLLNEQGWLINSSFSNQKLYGCVAQIDPKITVERDRLGAVYPHTSEGLHQLYQDLTCLQCRAVLQEWQYSSSSSKGNRPTSEMGGEFP, from the coding sequence ATGCAGCAACTTCAATCGGATCAAACCTGGAAACTCCTTAAACCATTAGTCAGAATTTCTTCTCAGTGGATGACCTTGATTGGAGAGCAGCTTGAGGATCATCAGGGTCAAGTGTTGGACTATTGGCGAGTCGAAAAAGCTGATTCCGTGGTGATTGTGACAATTCAAGGCGATCGCGTCATCTTGCCTGTGCCCCAGTATCGTCCCGGCGTGCAGGGCATCACGTTGGATTTTCCTGGGGGACGGGTGCCAAACGAAGGAAAGCCCTTGGAGGTTGTTCCCCATATTCTCGATCGTGAATTGGGGATTGGAGAAGGGGATATTTTGCAGATTCAGTTACTCAATGAACAAGGATGGCTGATTAATAGTTCCTTTTCTAATCAGAAATTGTATGGATGTGTGGCTCAGATCGATCCCAAGATTACAGTAGAGCGCGATCGCCTCGGCGCTGTCTATCCCCATACTTCCGAAGGTCTCCATCAGCTTTACCAAGATTTGACCTGTCTTCAATGTCGCGCGGTACTTCAGGAATGGCAATATAGCAGCAGTAGCTCGAAAGGCAACCGTCCGACTTCGGAAATGGGTGGCGAATTCCCCTAA
- a CDS encoding P-II family nitrogen regulator: protein MTQQASKLVIVTEKLLLKKIAKIIDEAGATGYTVVEAGGKGSRGVRSPGKPSVGDDFTNIKFEVLTPNRDMAVKISDEVAAKFFDDYSGIAYLCDVMEVLHAHKF from the coding sequence ATGACTCAGCAAGCTAGTAAGCTCGTCATCGTCACGGAAAAATTGCTGCTCAAAAAGATCGCCAAGATCATTGATGAAGCCGGAGCTACCGGTTATACAGTAGTGGAAGCTGGCGGTAAAGGCAGTCGCGGTGTGCGCTCGCCGGGAAAACCTAGCGTTGGCGACGACTTCACGAATATCAAGTTTGAGGTACTCACTCCTAATCGGGATATGGCTGTGAAGATTTCCGATGAGGTCGCAGCAAAGTTTTTCGACGATTATTCGGGCATTGCCTACCTCTGTGATGTGATGGAGGTACTGCACGCACACAAGTTCTGA
- a CDS encoding sodium-dependent bicarbonate transport family permease, which produces MDFLSNFFTLFLGKLQSPTLGFLIGGMVVAAVNSRLQIPDAIYKFIVFMLLIKVGLSGGIAIRNANLLEMLLPAFFAVILGILIVFIGRYTLANLPNVKVVDGIATAGLFGAVSGSTLAAGLTIMESEGMTYEPWAAALYPFMDIPALVTAIVLASIYVSKQKQRREAQEQLSKQPVAAGEYSSSEGGYTSDQGIIASGYPKQDAGSDRVKIWPIVQESLQGSALSALLLGLALGLFTRPERVYESFFDPGFRGLLSILMLVMGMEATARIGELRKVGQWYALYAFIAPLLHGFIAFGLGMIAHAITGFSLGGVVLLAVIAASSSDISGPPTLRAGIPSANPSAYIGSSTAVGTPVALALGIPLFIGLAQALGG; this is translated from the coding sequence ATGGATTTCTTATCCAATTTCTTTACGCTCTTCCTGGGGAAATTGCAGTCCCCGACACTCGGCTTTCTGATTGGTGGTATGGTCGTTGCGGCCGTCAATAGCCGATTGCAAATTCCAGATGCAATCTATAAGTTCATTGTATTTATGCTGCTCATCAAAGTGGGTCTGAGTGGCGGTATTGCTATCCGTAATGCCAATCTGTTGGAGATGCTGTTACCCGCATTTTTCGCCGTGATCCTAGGGATTCTTATCGTGTTTATCGGGCGCTATACCTTGGCCAACCTGCCAAACGTCAAAGTTGTGGATGGTATTGCGACTGCGGGCCTGTTCGGTGCGGTAAGTGGCTCTACCCTCGCAGCCGGCCTGACAATCATGGAATCGGAAGGCATGACATACGAACCCTGGGCCGCTGCTCTCTATCCTTTTATGGACATCCCAGCGCTCGTAACGGCGATTGTCTTGGCGAGCATTTATGTTAGTAAGCAAAAGCAGCGTCGTGAAGCACAGGAGCAGCTCAGTAAGCAGCCGGTTGCCGCAGGGGAGTATTCCAGTAGCGAAGGCGGATATACCAGTGACCAAGGCATTATTGCAAGTGGATATCCTAAACAGGATGCCGGAAGCGATCGCGTCAAGATCTGGCCCATTGTTCAGGAAAGTCTTCAGGGTTCTGCCCTATCCGCACTGCTGCTTGGCCTCGCTCTAGGTTTGTTCACCCGGCCGGAAAGGGTCTATGAGAGCTTCTTCGATCCCGGCTTTCGCGGCCTGCTTTCGATACTAATGCTGGTCATGGGGATGGAAGCCACGGCAAGGATCGGTGAACTACGCAAGGTGGGCCAATGGTACGCCCTATATGCCTTTATCGCACCGCTCCTCCATGGATTTATCGCCTTCGGTCTCGGCATGATTGCCCATGCCATCACAGGATTCAGCCTTGGCGGCGTTGTTCTACTGGCTGTCATTGCTGCCTCTAGTTCAGATATCTCAGGGCCGCCCACGTTACGAGCTGGTATCCCGTCAGCTAATCCCTCCGCCTACATCGGTTCCTCCACAGCCGTTGGTACGCCAGTTGCCCTTGCTTTGGGAATACCGCTCTTCATCGGGCTAGCTCAAGCGCTGGGTGGCTGA
- a CDS encoding phosphate-starvation-inducible PsiE family protein has product MEPLSSNPSPRWCSWFNGDRIVRFLELVQDLIVISVCIGLFSFMVMQLREMFLSLLPPLNFPRVTADILFLLILVELFRLLIIYLKEHRISIGVAVEVSIVSVLREIIVRGILETPWVQVMAACSFLIVLGGLLVVRAWIPPTFDGIDPEQNVSRRHRIRFGQTLTERDSKIDAQSFQP; this is encoded by the coding sequence ATGGAACCCTTATCATCAAACCCTTCTCCTCGCTGGTGCAGTTGGTTTAATGGAGACCGCATCGTTCGTTTTCTAGAACTCGTGCAGGACTTAATTGTGATTTCGGTGTGCATTGGTTTGTTTAGCTTCATGGTGATGCAGTTACGAGAGATGTTTCTGTCGCTGTTGCCACCTTTGAACTTTCCTCGGGTTACTGCCGATATTTTGTTCTTGCTCATTCTGGTGGAATTGTTTCGATTGCTGATTATTTATTTAAAGGAGCATCGAATTTCGATTGGAGTCGCAGTGGAGGTCTCGATTGTATCGGTACTGCGGGAAATCATTGTTCGAGGCATTTTGGAAACTCCGTGGGTGCAGGTTATGGCGGCCTGTTCTTTTCTCATCGTGCTGGGAGGTTTATTAGTGGTCCGTGCTTGGATTCCACCTACTTTTGATGGCATTGACCCAGAGCAGAATGTGTCCCGCCGTCACCGGATACGCTTTGGTCAAACATTGACAGAAAGAGACAGCAAAATAGATGCTCAATCGTTTCAACCCTAA
- the bicA gene encoding bicarbonate transporter BicA, which produces MKVFNRINFNNLQGDIFGGLTATVIALPMALAFGVASGAGAQAGLYGAVLVGLFAAIFGGTPTLISEPTGPMTVIMTAVIASLVGEYGPEQGLGMAFTVVMMAGVFQILFGVLKLGKYVTLMPYTVISGFMSGIGLIMIILQLGPFLGQASPKGGVVGTITSLPDLLANIQPTELGLAALTVAILFLTPSKIKRKVPPQLIALVVGTIVSVTLFGGTDLRRIGEIPSGLPSLQFPVVTFEALRTMVVDALVLGMLGCIDALLTSVVADSLTRTQHDSNKELIGQGLGNIMSGLFGGIAGAGATMGTVINIQTGGRTALSGIVRAVALLCVVLFAGGLTQNIPLAVLAGIALKVGIDIIDWGFLKQAHKVSMKAALIMYGVIGLTVFVDLITAVGVGVFIANILTIDRLSELQSNDVKTITDADDAILLNDEEKELLDRGNNRVLLFHLSGPMIFGVAKAISREHTAMEDHDILIVDLTDVPVMGVTSSLAIQNAIQDALDEGRQVMIVGASGKVKRRLEKLGVLAALPPNHLFVDRTEALRQAIALLEYQQYEPESNGAASVPSSTDLSHSSMNN; this is translated from the coding sequence ATGAAAGTCTTTAACAGGATCAATTTTAATAACCTACAGGGGGATATCTTTGGGGGGCTAACCGCCACGGTCATTGCCCTCCCGATGGCTCTCGCCTTCGGGGTCGCCTCTGGTGCAGGGGCCCAAGCTGGACTCTATGGTGCAGTTTTGGTCGGCTTGTTTGCGGCCATATTTGGGGGAACGCCTACCCTCATTTCTGAACCCACCGGGCCGATGACGGTAATTATGACCGCTGTGATTGCCAGCTTGGTTGGTGAATATGGTCCAGAACAAGGTCTGGGCATGGCCTTTACTGTGGTGATGATGGCTGGGGTATTTCAGATTCTCTTTGGAGTCCTGAAGTTGGGTAAGTATGTGACTCTGATGCCTTACACGGTAATTTCTGGGTTCATGTCTGGGATTGGTTTAATCATGATCATCCTGCAACTGGGGCCCTTCTTAGGTCAGGCAAGTCCCAAAGGCGGTGTGGTTGGAACCATAACCTCCCTACCTGATTTATTAGCTAATATTCAACCCACAGAATTAGGTTTAGCTGCACTCACTGTAGCGATTCTCTTCTTAACACCTTCAAAAATTAAGCGCAAAGTCCCCCCCCAATTGATTGCTTTAGTTGTGGGAACGATTGTCTCGGTTACTCTCTTCGGAGGCACAGACTTAAGGCGGATTGGTGAAATTCCGAGCGGTTTACCTAGCTTGCAATTCCCTGTTGTCACGTTTGAAGCTCTGAGAACGATGGTGGTTGATGCTCTGGTTTTAGGGATGCTCGGATGTATTGATGCCCTGTTAACTTCTGTGGTGGCTGATAGTTTAACCCGTACCCAACATGATTCTAATAAGGAATTAATTGGTCAAGGTTTGGGGAATATCATGTCCGGTTTATTCGGAGGAATTGCCGGTGCTGGGGCAACCATGGGAACGGTGATCAATATTCAAACTGGAGGACGTACTGCTCTCTCTGGCATAGTTCGTGCAGTTGCTTTACTCTGTGTTGTTCTGTTTGCTGGCGGATTAACCCAAAATATTCCCTTGGCAGTGTTGGCAGGGATTGCCTTGAAAGTGGGGATTGATATTATTGACTGGGGCTTCCTGAAACAAGCTCATAAGGTTTCGATGAAAGCAGCCCTGATTATGTATGGGGTGATCGGATTAACGGTATTTGTAGATTTGATTACAGCCGTTGGTGTTGGGGTCTTTATTGCTAATATCTTGACGATTGACCGGTTAAGCGAACTTCAATCGAATGATGTGAAGACGATTACGGATGCTGATGATGCCATTTTGCTCAATGATGAAGAGAAAGAATTGCTCGATCGCGGAAACAACCGGGTACTGCTGTTCCATTTAAGTGGGCCCATGATTTTCGGGGTGGCTAAGGCGATTTCCCGCGAGCATACGGCGATGGAAGACCATGATATCCTGATTGTTGATTTGACGGATGTGCCGGTAATGGGAGTTACATCTTCTTTGGCGATTCAAAATGCGATTCAAGATGCTCTGGATGAAGGCCGTCAAGTGATGATTGTTGGTGCTTCGGGTAAGGTGAAACGGCGGTTAGAAAAGTTGGGTGTATTAGCTGCATTGCCTCCCAATCACTTGTTTGTAGACCGTACAGAAGCTTTACGTCAGGCGATCGCCCTGCTGGAGTATCAACAATATGAGCCTGAAAGCAATGGTGCTGCTAGTGTTCCCTCTTCTACTGATTTATCTCACTCTTCAATGAATAATTGA
- the trxB gene encoding thioredoxin-disulfide reductase encodes MSNSTVENLVIIGSGPAGFTAAIYAGRANLKPVVFEGYQMGGIPGGQLMTTTEVENFPGFPDGITGPQLMDRMKAQAVRWGAELYTEDVVSVDLSQRPFTVRSDEREFKTHTIVIATGATAKRLSLPHEQEFWSNGISACAICDGATPIFKGVELVVIGGGDTAAEEAVYLTKYGSHVHLLVRRGEMRASKAMQDRVLDHPKITVHWHTEAVDVYGEGAKFGGVKVKNKQTGEEKDLPAGGLFYAIGHTPNTQLFQGQLELDDVGYVVTEHEVQTSVEGVYAVGDVQDHEFRQAITAAGTGCMGAMLAERWLSAKGLGQEFKQEEGETLSETAATATTQTDTQETFKLEETRHKGGYALRKLFHESDRPLLVMYTSPTCGPCHTLKPILSKVIDEFDSKIHYVQIDIEADQDIAENAGITGTPTVQVFKDKELLQELKGVKQKSQYRQVIESSLYSATR; translated from the coding sequence ATGAGCAACTCTACAGTAGAGAATCTGGTGATTATTGGTTCCGGGCCAGCCGGGTTTACGGCTGCCATTTATGCGGGTCGGGCGAACCTCAAGCCCGTGGTTTTTGAAGGGTATCAGATGGGGGGAATTCCTGGGGGACAATTGATGACCACGACAGAAGTGGAGAATTTCCCTGGTTTTCCTGATGGTATTACGGGGCCGCAACTAATGGATCGAATGAAAGCACAAGCAGTTAGATGGGGAGCGGAACTATATACAGAAGATGTAGTTTCTGTTGATTTAAGTCAACGGCCGTTTACGGTACGCTCTGACGAACGGGAGTTCAAAACTCATACTATCGTTATTGCTACGGGTGCAACCGCAAAACGGCTGAGTCTTCCCCACGAACAGGAGTTTTGGAGTAACGGCATTTCCGCTTGCGCTATTTGCGATGGTGCGACTCCAATTTTTAAGGGGGTGGAACTGGTGGTGATTGGTGGTGGAGATACCGCAGCCGAGGAAGCCGTCTATTTGACCAAATATGGGTCTCATGTTCATCTACTGGTACGACGGGGTGAAATGCGGGCTTCTAAGGCGATGCAAGACCGGGTACTAGATCACCCTAAAATTACGGTGCATTGGCATACGGAAGCGGTGGATGTCTATGGAGAAGGGGCAAAATTTGGGGGTGTGAAAGTTAAGAATAAGCAAACGGGAGAGGAGAAAGATTTGCCTGCGGGTGGGTTATTCTATGCCATTGGCCATACTCCCAATACTCAACTGTTCCAAGGGCAATTAGAGTTAGATGATGTGGGCTATGTGGTCACTGAACATGAGGTACAAACCAGCGTGGAGGGGGTTTACGCGGTTGGAGATGTACAAGACCATGAATTCCGGCAAGCAATCACGGCTGCTGGAACGGGCTGTATGGGAGCGATGTTAGCCGAACGGTGGTTATCAGCGAAAGGGTTGGGTCAGGAATTTAAGCAGGAAGAAGGAGAGACGTTATCGGAAACTGCTGCGACTGCGACGACCCAAACTGATACACAAGAGACATTTAAGTTGGAAGAAACACGCCATAAGGGAGGCTATGCCCTACGGAAATTATTCCATGAAAGCGATCGCCCCTTACTGGTAATGTACACCTCTCCCACCTGCGGCCCCTGCCATACCCTAAAACCGATTCTCAGCAAAGTTATAGATGAATTTGACTCCAAAATTCATTATGTGCAAATTGACATTGAAGCCGATCAAGACATTGCTGAAAATGCTGGTATTACTGGGACTCCCACCGTACAAGTGTTTAAGGATAAGGAGTTATTACAAGAACTCAAAGGAGTGAAACAAAAAAGCCAATATCGCCAGGTCATTGAAAGTAGCCTTTATAGCGCTACGCGCTAG
- a CDS encoding class I SAM-dependent methyltransferase, with amino-acid sequence MRKTQQEEINIMSNIDEIRNQFNSTPYYNCPLEDSPKNNRIQLYCHNMVNAFYLRDQQVISSEGKIILDAGCGSGYKSLILAEANPGAKIVGIDMSEKSVEIARERLKHHGFYNSEFHCMPIEKIPSLGIEFDYVNCDDVLYLVPGVTPVLKAFKSVLKLDGIIRANLHSSLQRQAFFRGQRIWGKLGLMDDAPVEEDNEIVRSVMRNLKDIVDLKKTTWHEPQSESIEWLGANYLLLGDTGFEIPDLFAFLRESNLEFISMLNWPYWDLLKLFKNWDELPMNLMFQLSELSIEEQLHLHELFHPKQRLLDFFCGHPQGDCTIVPVEKWTDEDWQQAQVHLHPQLRTEDLKEEAMTAIAETRSLNFNDYLCIDPLSPSTIESTALGTLLPLFDAPCSFLQLLQRWQTLYPINPVTWEANTETEATQQLQGVLIPLYESGHLLLESQE; translated from the coding sequence ATGAGAAAGACTCAGCAAGAAGAGATTAATATTATGAGTAATATTGATGAAATCCGGAATCAATTCAACTCTACACCTTATTATAATTGTCCTTTGGAAGATTCCCCTAAGAACAATAGGATTCAGCTCTACTGTCATAATATGGTGAATGCATTCTATCTTAGAGATCAACAAGTGATTAGCTCAGAAGGGAAAATTATTTTGGATGCAGGGTGCGGTAGTGGCTATAAATCGCTAATATTAGCCGAAGCCAATCCAGGGGCAAAAATTGTCGGCATTGATATGTCAGAGAAATCTGTAGAAATCGCACGAGAGCGTCTAAAACACCATGGATTTTATAATTCGGAATTTCATTGTATGCCCATAGAAAAAATCCCTAGTTTAGGGATTGAATTTGACTATGTCAATTGTGATGATGTCCTATATTTGGTTCCTGGTGTGACCCCTGTTCTAAAGGCGTTTAAGTCCGTTTTAAAGCTCGATGGTATTATTCGGGCCAATTTACATAGCTCTCTTCAGCGACAGGCATTTTTTAGGGGACAAAGAATTTGGGGGAAACTGGGTTTGATGGACGATGCTCCAGTAGAAGAAGATAATGAAATAGTTCGCTCAGTCATGCGGAATCTCAAGGATATTGTAGACCTAAAAAAAACCACCTGGCATGAGCCGCAGTCAGAGTCGATTGAGTGGCTTGGAGCAAATTATTTATTGCTTGGAGATACTGGATTTGAAATCCCTGACTTATTTGCGTTTCTTAGAGAAAGCAATTTAGAATTCATTAGTATGCTCAACTGGCCTTACTGGGATCTGTTGAAATTGTTTAAGAATTGGGATGAGCTGCCTATGAATCTAATGTTTCAATTGTCCGAGTTGTCCATAGAAGAGCAACTCCACCTTCATGAGTTATTCCACCCCAAACAACGGCTGCTCGATTTTTTCTGTGGCCATCCTCAAGGCGATTGCACCATCGTCCCTGTTGAGAAATGGACAGATGAGGATTGGCAGCAAGCGCAAGTCCACTTACATCCGCAACTGAGAACCGAAGATCTCAAAGAAGAAGCCATGACGGCAATCGCCGAAACCAGAAGTCTCAACTTCAATGATTACTTGTGCATCGATCCACTTTCCCCTTCCACAATCGAGAGTACGGCTCTAGGCACTCTGCTGCCTCTGTTCGATGCTCCTTGTTCGTTTCTACAACTTCTCCAGCGCTGGCAAACCCTCTACCCCATCAATCCAGTAACCTGGGAAGCAAATACCGAAACTGAAGCAACCCAACAGCTACAAGGTGTCCTCATCCCCCTCTATGAGTCGGGTCATTTGCTTCTAGAGTCCCAGGAATAA
- a CDS encoding type IV pilin-like G/H family protein, with the protein MKTEFRTKFLSHLISKKEDEGFTLIELLVVIIIIGILSAIALPSFLNQANKAKQSEAKQYTGSMNRQQQAYFLEKDIFTTTLTSLGLGIQSETENYRYAISGPTSGQPINQDPAKGTGVNNYGWSDSNTLKSYLGSVQTGEGGTAGNLEATTLAKLFESDSAGVAENTLPSAKWSQSTGVNATGPYAPTDWTAF; encoded by the coding sequence ATGAAAACTGAATTTCGGACTAAATTCCTGAGCCACCTGATCTCTAAAAAAGAAGATGAAGGATTTACCCTGATTGAGCTACTGGTTGTTATCATCATCATCGGTATTCTCTCAGCTATTGCTCTGCCTTCCTTCCTCAACCAAGCCAACAAAGCCAAACAATCAGAAGCTAAACAATACACCGGTTCCATGAACCGTCAGCAACAAGCCTACTTCTTGGAGAAAGATATCTTCACCACAACACTGACTAGCCTAGGTTTAGGGATTCAATCTGAAACTGAGAACTATCGATATGCAATCAGTGGTCCCACGTCTGGTCAGCCGATTAATCAAGATCCAGCGAAAGGTACGGGAGTAAATAACTACGGGTGGTCAGACAGTAATACTCTTAAGTCCTACCTGGGTTCAGTCCAAACGGGTGAAGGTGGTACCGCTGGTAACCTAGAAGCTACAACATTAGCAAAACTGTTTGAAAGTGACAGCGCTGGTGTTGCAGAAAACACATTGCCCTCTGCTAAGTGGAGTCAATCTACTGGTGTTAATGCAACTGGTCCTTATGCCCCTACCGATTGGACTGCATTTTAA